A window from Salvelinus sp. IW2-2015 linkage group LG5, ASM291031v2, whole genome shotgun sequence encodes these proteins:
- the LOC111963702 gene encoding neuronal PAS domain-containing protein 4A-like, whose translation MYRSTKGASKARRDQINAEIQNIKELLPISDSDKARLSYLHIMSLACMYTRKSVLFSQDALQDETTDLILFQELSGLMHELSGFMILLTSDGKLLYLSDNVADHLGHCMVDLVAQSDSVYDIIDPMDHFVIRSNLAGLPMTTTDTDKLFRCRFNTTKFIRRQGAENKLMLVXARCLTPPCPVSAYWTSNPVWVCFCTPLKTKTPYLTIAKSAPLTPPPEQSFLLACFHSQHHRDMRLWDAQDSVSVYLGYDVEFLRSRSWYSLVHPRDLSHASTQHCLLLSEGEGRQVDMVVQVEAADHSWVWLYMVLQLNIDENTISCHNYIISESEACSIRQQSSCEVLMQPVGYGPRSSLLSLDEENFPQTHGGQHQWEPKTSLLSVGPTTSASLTDTKSDILTQRITSHLTNMSEPLPSSLTKPLAPLTMPHPQQMGECACTPPYTPHLASGSFPFVEKLQLSFDSFNAAVSCPMAHEVINPAHSAPAFSQVLYSEHPQVLFPAEPRGKLPPTTNSFGGDECSIMGLPQISGPLYVDVPHRPFRGPLNELLLTPEASPTHPPCSFFSTEKEQEREREDISLLAKYISSLAEGFYCDPLLPRITPPTFSSSPSLQATSQNPSPPCGAECPPWRGLDPPLSREDISLYEESMALESLIEELSTFPLSPSSCSSPPSSSFKSSPPCWPLTPVSRCNPSLFKGESSIGVNHFCSVQSTQCNYMAVGGAMMAVGAGIKRDMEESSESEMDTDVSVEPLLSLPSSAIALTASQECASAFVHPAPTIGLPHAQSLLEELDTMESVFEADASFNPSRGDNLSCINSHSTIHSQSFHQDGNLRDPLLK comes from the exons ATGTATCGGTCCACAAAAGGAGCCTCAAAGGCTCGGAGGGATCAAATCAACGCAGAGATTCAGAACATCAAGGAACTGTTGCCCATTTCTGATTCGGACAAAGCTCGACTCTCCTACCTACACATCATGTCACTTGCCTGCATGTACACCCGCAAGTCTGTATTATTCTCTCAAG ACGCTCTTCAAGACGAGACCACGGACTTAATATTGTTTCAGGAGCTGTCAGGGCTGATGCACGAATTGTCAGGTTTCATGATACTCCTAACAAGCGATGGAAAACTTCTGTATCTATCAGACAACGTCGCAGACCACCTCGGGCATTGCATG GTGGACCTGGTTGCCCAGAGTGATAGTGTGTATGATATCATTGATCCTATGGACCACTTTGTCATAAGGAGCAACCTTGCAGGTCTACCGATGACCACTACTGACACAG aCAAGTTATTTCGATGTCGCTTCAATACTACAAAGTTCATCCGGCGACAGGGTGCGGAGAACAAGTTGATGCTAGTCAYAGCTCGCTGCCTCACCCCACCTTGCCCTGTCTCTGCATACTGGACCTCCAACCCAGTATGGGTGTGTTTCTGTACCCCTCTGAAGACAAAAACGCCTTACCTTACAATCGCCAAGAGTGCCCCCCTCACCCCACCCCCTGAGCAGTCCTTCCTACTGGCTTGTTTCCACTCTCAACACCACAGGGACATGAGGCTTTGGGATGCCCAGGACAG TGTGAGTGTGTACCTGGGCTACGATGTGGAGTTTCTACGCTCTCGCTCCTGGTACAGCCTGGTCCATCCCAGGGATCTCTCCCATGCCTCTACACAGCACTGTCTCCTAT tgagtgaaggagaggggaggcaggTGGACATGGTGGTGCAGGTGGAGGCAGCAGACCACTCATGGGTCTGGCTCTATATGGTCCTCCAGCTGAACATCGACGAAAACACCATCAGCTGCCACAACTACATCATCAG tgAGTCAGAGGCGTGTTCAATACGCCAGCAGAGCTCTTGTGAGGTGCTCATGCAGCCAGTTGGTTATGGTCCTCGGTCCAGTCTGTTGTCTCTGGATGAAGAGAACTTCCCCCAGACACATGGAGGACAACACCAGTGGGAACCAAAGACCAGCCTTCTCTCTGTTGGACCAACCACTTCTGCCTCACTGACTGACACTAAGTCTGATATTCTGACTCAAAGAATTACCTCTCACCTAACCAATATGTCAgaacccctcccctcctccctcaccaaGCCCCTCGCCCCTCTTACTATGCCCCACCCTCAACAGATGGGGGAGTGTGCATGCACTCCCCCGTATACCCCTCATCTTGCTAGTGGAAGTTTTCCTTTTGTGGAGAAACTGCAACTCAGTTTTGATTCTTTCAATGCAGCTGTGTCCTGCCCAATGGCCCATGAGGTTATTAACCCAGCACATAGTGCACCAGCCTTCTCCCAGGTCCTCTATTCCGAGCATCCTCAGGTCCTCTTCCCGGCAGAGCCCCGTGGAAAGCTGCCCCCCACCACCAATAGTTTTGGGGGAGATGAATGCTCCATCATGGGCCTGCCACAGATTAGTGGTCCCTTGTATGTGGATGTTCCCCACAGGCCCTTCCGTGGTCCTCTGAATGAGCTCCTCCTAACTCCAGAGGCTTCCCCCACACATCCTCCCTGCTCCTTCTTCTCCacggagaaagagcaggagcgagagagggaggacattTCTCTCTTGGCTAAATATATTAGCTCTTTAGCTGAGGGATTCTATTGTGACCCTCTTCTCCCCAGAATAACCCCACCCACCTTCTCGTCTTCACCCAGTCTTCAGGCCACATCCCAGAATCCCTCTCCTCCTTGCGGAGCTGAGTGTCCGCCCTGGAGGGGGCTAGACCCGCCCCTTAGCCGAGAGGATATCTCTCTGTATGAGGAGAGTATGGCTCTAGAGAGCCTAATTGAGGAGCTCTCAACTTTCCCTTTGTCCCCCTCTTcatgctcctctcctccctcttcctcctttaaGTCCTCCCCTCCATGCTGGCCACTCACCCCAGTGAGCAGGTGTAACCCCAGCCTCTTCAAGGGTGAATCTTCAATTGGTGTAAACCACTTCTGTAGCGTCCAGTCGACGCAGTGTAACTACATGGCAGTGGGTGGAGCTATGATGGCCGTCGGGGCAGGGATtaagagagacatggaggagtcATCTGAGAGTGAGATGGATACGGACGTGTCAGTGGAGCCTCTATTGTCGCTACCATCATCAGCCATCGCTCTCACAGCCTCTCAGGAGTGTGCCTCTGCCTTTGTCCATCCGGCTCCCACCATCGGTTTGCCCCATGCCCAGTCCCTTCTGGAGGAACTGGATACCATGGAATCTGTGTTTGAGGCAGATGCCTCTTTCAACCCGTCTCGGGGAGACAACCTGAGTTGTATCAACTCCCACTCAACCATACATTCACAAAGCTTCCACCAAG ATGGAAACCTGCGTGACCCTCTTCTAAAATAA